A genomic region of Dermacentor andersoni chromosome 9, qqDerAnde1_hic_scaffold, whole genome shotgun sequence contains the following coding sequences:
- the LOC126527747 gene encoding uncharacterized protein — protein MTYTEKIVERLTARGLDLDRHCQYEPDNDDCWLCRGLLRWNKVLHPASLELREVTPGRLAFLTLPTNRRPYGDIEELYDAAYVLSWLPRVHRCVQSVSLEGTRTVLLSRPASTVALTLGRSCNLRRLVLRGAFDTPVSDGELGEGLAALAVLEKFEFTQLPVSATLSRHMAELINRNAGHLASIVFESNDMSQNTTNRLLRAMRRCRVLSELSIVKNILGNDCLASVAILVRYAKLLRKLDLSDSLQSGANLGGISKALEVSTSLEELHFFQCELDATQNEADIRRVFEALAVNRSLRHLDLCGCNVDGNNAASLAKALRVSTGLRRLEMMYSQLDDGCAVQLAAALETNSTLEVLNLKENFFTVRAVAAFCTALLKNTTLKCVLFSHVQGSEEERARLSFQMAAGRGYTCIQMSWALPDIPMLSAAMAMASESPTELQLCSTQYITGNAIRTLLESLATNSRVKAITVVAVTHCVETVDALCHALASNRTIERLEIAVGIDTTDDGLLARVAKALLVNRTVSEVQMRSTRLSLKSAKTIAFLLSKNTSITKLSLNTLWALKIKWVGIISRALAKNTTVMKFSLSPNLDANRVSWRIASALRRNTNLLNLAVRFLAGQRLDGQAARAFETLRTKPSLLPHLKVNGQSDEDARSAVVSAQHYISSNYLRLAGVVQHGVVCHPSTSTQLDALNHDCWCAVTRYLSLSDVIPSESSTTSVSWAQEKKDYE, from the exons ATGACATATACTGAAAAGATCGTGGAGCGCCTGACAGCTCGTGGTCTGGACCTCGACCGTCACTGTCAGTACGAACCCGACAACGACGACTGCTGGCTCTGTCGTGGCTTGCTCCGATGGAACAAGGTCCTGCATCCGGCGAGCCTCGAACTAAGAGAAGTTACACCCGGCAGACTCGCCTTCCTTACGCTGCCGACGAACAGACGTCCGTACGGCGACATCGAGGAGCTGTACGATGCCGCGTACGTCCTCTCTTGGCTTCCAAGGGTGCACCGATGCGTACAGTCTGTCTCCCTCGAAGGGACGCGAACCGTTCTGCTGAGCAGGCCGGCGTCGACGGTCGCCCTGACTTTGGGCCGGAGTTGCAACCTCCGGCGTCTGGTGCTTCGGGGCGCCTTCGACACGCCCGTTAGCGACGGCGAGCTCGGCGAAGGATTGGCGGCCCTCGCCGTACTCGAAAAGTTCGAATTCACGCAACTGCCCGTTAGTGCGACCCTTTCCCGGCACATGGCGGAGCTGATAAACCGCAACGCGGGCCATCTTGCCTCGATCGTCTTCGAGAGTAATGACATGTCACAGAACACCACCAACAGGCTGCTCCGAGCCATGCGCCGTTGCCGTGTTCTCAGCGAGCTGTCCATCGTCAAGAACATTCTCGGTAACGACTGTCTGGCGTCTGTGGCGATACTTGTGCGGTACGCCAAGCTGCTGCGCAAGTTGGATCTGAGCGACAGCCTTCAAAGTGGGGCGAATCTCGGCGGCATTTCAAAAGCTCTGGAAGTCAGTACGTCGCTTGAAGAACTGCACTTTTTCCAGTGCGAACTGGACGCTACTCAGAATGAAGCGGACATTCGCCGCGTGTTTGAAGCCTTGGCTGTGAACAGAAGCCTGAGGCATCTGGACCTGTGTGGTTGCAATGTCGACGGCAACAATGCAGCGTCACTTGCAAAGGCACTGCGGGTGAGCACGGGACTGCGAAGGTTGGAGATGATGTACTCGCAACTTGATGACGGCTGCGCCGTACAACTTGCAGCAGCACTGGAGACCAACTCAACCCTCGAAGTGCTGAACCTGAAGGAAAACTTCTTCACTGTGCGTGCGGTCGCAGCGTTCTGCACAGCACTGCTTAAAAACACAACTTTGAAGTGTGTCCTTTTCAGTCATGTTCAAGGTTCTGAAGAGGAAAg AGCAAGGCTTTCATTCCAAATGGCTGCAGGTAGAGGCTACACATGCATACAGATGTCCTGGGCACTACCCGACATTCCAATGCTTTCAGCAGCCATGGCAATGGCCTCGGAATCACCGACAGAGCTCCAGCTTTGCAGCACTCAGTACATTACAGGGAATGCGATTCGCACTCTTCTTGAGAGCCTCGCCACCAATTCACGTGTCAAGGCCATCACAGTTGTGGCAGTAACACACTGTGTGGAAACAGTTGATGCGTTGTGCCATGCGCTTGCCTCAAACCGAACCATAGAGCGTCTCGAAATTGCTGTGGGCATAGACACCACAGACGATGGACTGCTTGCCCGGGTGGCCAAAGCTCTCCTAGTGAATCGGACCGTGTCGGAGGTCCAGATGAGAAGCACCAGACTGTCCTTGAAATCTGCCAAGACTATTGCTTTCCTTTTATCAAAGAACACCAGCATAACTAAGTTGTCACTGAACACACTATGGGCGCTCAAAATTAAGTGGGTTGGCATCATATCTCGGGCACTGGCCAAAAACACAACTGTCATGAAATTTTCGCTTTCCCCTAACCTCGATGCAAACCGTGTGTCGTGGCGGATCGCGAGTGCTCTGCGGAGGAACACAAACCTTTTGAACCTGGCAGTTAGGTTCCTTGCAGGGCAGAGGCTAGACGGACAAGCTGCTAGAGCATTTGAGACGCTCCGAACGAAACCATCGCTCCTGCCGCATCTGAAGGTGAATGGGCAAAGTGACGAGGATGCGAGGTCTGCAGTTGTCTCAGCACAGCATTACATCAGTTCAAACTACCTACGTCTTGCCGGTGTTGTGCAACATGGTGTCGTCTGTCATCCCTCTACTAGCACACAGCTTGATGCTCTAAACCATGATTGTTGGTGCGCAGTCACACGCTACCTAAGTTTGTCAGATGTCATTCCTTCAGAGTCAAGCACCACTTCAGTCAGTTGGGCTCAGGAAAAAAAAGATTATGAGTAA